The sequence GACGCATCTTCAGCATGTGTTGACGGCTCTGGCAGTCAACGTCGTCCGCTTGGTGGCTTGGTGGGACGGTGAGCGTCCCGGTGGAACCAGAGTGTCCCGCTTTGCACAGCTCCGTGCCGCCTGACCTGCCGAATTCGCCAGCAGAGTCCGACCGTTTTCGCAACCTTAGCGTACAGCCAGGGCCGATCCGTGTCGTGACCCCTGTAATGCGAATCATGCCGTCGGGCCGCGGTGACCAGACGGCCACAGCCGGTCAGGTGCAGGCGCACTCCAGTGCGCCTGCACCTAGCGGTAGAGGGACCGTCAGGTGGCGCAAGATGTGAAGACCTGTCCTACAGGCTGATTGGCGGACGTTCTGTCCCTACCTGCAGGAACCGGACACGTCGCCTATCAGCCTTCAGGCCTGAGCGGGCGAGGTAGCCCGAGCTAACCTCCGCACCAGGGTGACGAGCCGATCGGCGTCGTCCTCCTGAAAGACGCCATCAATGCCCTGCGGATGGGCATTCGTGAACGGAGGTTCGTAAAGCGCGGAGACCGGAACGCTGCCCTTCCGGGTGAGCATTTCGACGAGGTTCTCAACGAAGCGGATCTGCTTGGCGTTGAACACCTGCGTGTCGAGATAGTGGGCGAACGCCTGCCGGGCCGCTTGCCGGTCAAGGCCCACGAGGCTGCGGATAAAGGTCGCGAGGTTGTCCTGCTGACCGTACACTTCCTCGAACACCTCACGTGACTCGATTTCGCTGGCTTCGAAAAGCAGCACTTCCAAAGCCTCGAGGTCCGCTGCGGTGAGGGATTCGGCGCACCGAACCTTACGGATGACCGGGTGTGCCTGCTGCCCGTGCAGGAACGCCTCCACCTTCTTGCGGTACTGCGCCTCATTGACCTGACCGGCCAGATCGGGGAACACCGTGAGGCCACTGCCGACAATTTCATCCTGGAAGTCGGTGTAGATCACAGTCCGGTCGTTCCGGTCGAGCAGGGCCACCAGGCCACGCATCCGCTCACGCACGTCTTCCAGGGCGGAGGGTGTCAGGCCAGCCCAGGTCGCCCCCTGTTGAAGTTGGTTCAGCAATCCGGCCAGGGCCGCTACGTCGGGGATGCTGGTCTTCGGGGCGAGCCCCTGCGCGATGGTCTGCACGCGGCGCTGGAGCCGGGCCGCGTCGTGACTTCCCGTGAGTCGCGCAAGATGCAGCTTCGCAACCACCTCGTCGAACCGGCGGGCACCTTCGTCTCCCGTCTGCACGCTGGAAGGCAGTCCACTCACGTGGCGGACCAGATCGACGTGATCGACTTCTGTCAGGGCGTCCCACCGCGCCCGGTCGAGGTACGGCTCCACCAGATCGCGGACCGGCCGCACCATGAAGCTCTCCAGCGGGATGCCTGTCACGCGCGCGTGGAGGGCGTCCGCCGTCTTCGTGTAGAGTTGCCGGGCCTCCTCGTCCGAAGCTCTCAGCGGGGCGAGGGCGCGCAGCAGCTCCAAGTGCACCTTGAACGTCCGCTGGAGCACGGGCTCGGCCACCTTGCTCTCCACTCCGTCGGGATTCAGGGAGAAGAACTGGAGGTTGCCGCAGTAATCGAGCACGGTGAAGTGCGTCTTGTGCTGCCCGGGA is a genomic window of Deinococcus sedimenti containing:
- a CDS encoding type I restriction-modification enzyme R subunit C-terminal domain-containing protein gives rise to the protein MIDNYDRYAGTLIDDFSKPSGQPTIAVSVDMLDTGIDVPEVVNLVLFKVVRSKTKFMQMVGRGTRLRPDLFGPGQHKTHFTVLDYCGNLQFFSLNPDGVESKVAEPVLQRTFKVHLELLRALAPLRASDEEARQLYTKTADALHARVTGIPLESFMVRPVRDLVEPYLDRARWDALTEVDHVDLVRHVSGLPSSVQTGDEGARRFDEVVAKLHLARLTGSHDAARLQRRVQTIAQGLAPKTSIPDVAALAGLLNQLQQGATWAGLTPSALEDVRERMRGLVALLDRNDRTVIYTDFQDEIVGSGLTVFPDLAGQVNEAQYRKKVEAFLHGQQAHPVIRKVRCAESLTAADLEALEVLLFEASEIESREVFEEVYGQQDNLATFIRSLVGLDRQAARQAFAHYLDTQVFNAKQIRFVENLVEMLTRKGSVPVSALYEPPFTNAHPQGIDGVFQEDDADRLVTLVRRLARATSPAQA